The Thermincola ferriacetica region GGGAAGACCATTATATGCCCGGCAGTTTTCTTGTCAACCTGAAGAACGGAGACAGTGTAAGCATTATTGCTTCCACGGAGGAGAAAGAAATATCGAATTCCCTGCTAAAACAGGTAGAGGCTGAGAAAAGGCTGGCCCAATTGGTGGAGAAGGCGGGCTATCATGACGAATTTGCCGCCCGGCTGGTCCTTGCTGCCGATTCTTTTATTGTACACAGGCAATCGACACAGGCCAAGACTATTATTGCGGGTTACCCGTGGTTTACGGACTGGGGCCGGGATGCTATGATCGCCCTGCCCGGCCTGACGCTGGTCACGCGCCGTTTTGAGGAAGCAAAGGAAATTCTGCGTACCTTCGCCAAATATTGCAAAGATGGGCTGATACCTAATATGTTTCCCGATGAAGGGATGGAACCTTTGTATAATACGGTGGATGCCCCGCTATGGTTCTTTTTCGCCGTTTATAAATACTTGCAATATACGGGGGACGATGAGTTTGTCAGGGATACGATCTTCCCTGTTTTAAAAGAGATAATAGATCATTATCAGAAAGGTACTCATTTTAATATTCACATGGATGACGACGGACTTATTGCCGCAGGTACGGAAGGAACGCAGTTGACCTGGATGGACGCAAAAGTGGGAGACTGGGTAGTTACCCCGCGGGAAGGCAAACCGGTGGAGATAAATGCCCTCTGGTTTAACGCCCTGCAGGTTACAGCTTTATTAGCCAGGAAATACGGGGAAGAGGCCAGGGATTACTCATCGCTATCGAATAAAGTCCGTAAAAACTTTGTGCAGGTCTTTTGGAACGAGGAGGGTAAATACCTGTATGACGTGGTAAAAGGAGATTATAAAGACGCTGCCATACGGCCCAACCAAATTTTTGCCGTTTCACTGCCCTTTTCTCTACTGGACCATTCCAGGGAAGCAGCGGTGGTAAAAACGGTTTGGAGGCGGCTGTATTGCTCCTATGGTCTGCGCAGCCTGGCGCCCGGCTTTCCAGGTTATAAGGGGGTTTATGAGGGAGACGTGGTAGCCAGGGATGCCGCCTACCACCAGGGTACCGGGTGGAGCTGGCTCATCGGGCATTTTATTACCGCCTACCGGAAAGTCAATGATTATTCGGCTCAGAGCAGGGAAGTGGCCCAGCAGTTTATCCTTCCCTTCAAAGCTCACTTGCGGGAACATGGACTCGGTTCAATATCAGAAATTTTTGACGGTGATCCGCCGTTCCGGCCGAAAGGCTGCTTTTCCCAGGCGTGGGGAGTGGCTGAGGTACTGCGAGCCTATGTAGAAGACGTGCTGGAAGCCAGTCAGAAAGGTCAATCATGAGCAACGGTTATTTCACCGTTACAGGGCACTGTAACGAGAACAAAAGATGTCGGTTACCAAAGGAGGAATCCAGATGACAAATGGGGTGGATTTAAACCAGGAGGCATTGATTGCGGGCAACGATCCCGGCGGTATGCTCAAAGCCTTGTGGAACCTCCCGGAACAATGTGAGGAAGCAGAAAGAATTGCCCAGGCCATAGACGTAAATTTTACCGCGACGGAAATAAAAAACGTCATGGTTACCGGGCTTGGCGGATCAGCCATCGGCGGCGATTTATTAAGAGTATATGCCGGTGGCAAAGCCGCTGTCCCGGTCATCGTGAACAGGGATTATACCCTGCCTGCTTTTGTTGACGCAAGTACCCTTTTGTTTGCCGTCAGTTATTCCGGTAATACGGAAGAAACCCTGAGCGCTTATGCCCAGGCCAAGGAAAAAGGGGCTAAAATCATTGTCCTGACGACCGGGGGCAAACTGGGCCAAATGGCCGAGGCCGACGGGTATCCTGTAATCAAGGTGCCGGGGGGCATATCTCCGCGGGCTGCCACCGGGTACCTGCTTATACCAACTATTGTGATCATGGCAAAGATAGGTCTACTTCCCGATGCCGGCGATGAGATAAAAGATTTGACCGGGCACCTGCGGGTGTTACGGGAACACTTAAAACCTGCTGTTCCCGTCGAGCAGAACCTGGCCAAACAACTGGCCACGAGGTTTTATAACAGGCTGCCGGTCATATGGGGTGTTAGCGGTACTACCGAAGTGGTGGCGCAGCGCTGGAAGGGCCAGATTAACGAAAATGCCAAGGCCCCGGCATACTGGGCGGTATTGCCTGAATTAAACCACAACGAAATTGTTGGTTTTGAAAAACCGGAGAACGTTTTAAAACAGTTGGAAGTGGTTATTCTTCGCGACCGGGCAGACCACCCCAGGGTGCAGAAACGGATAGAAATCAGCAAGACTATTATCAAAGATGCCGTAAGTGGCGTTACAGAGGTCTATTCCTCAGGTAATTCAAGCCTGGCCAGGACTTTTTCCCTGACCTATACCGGCGATTACATGAGTGTATACCTGGCCACCTTGTATGGTATTGACCCGACGCCGGTAAAGATGATTGATTTCCTGAAGCAAAAACTGGCCGAGGATTAAAATTTTCCGGGTGTATTGGCCGGAGGAGAAAATTTCTTTTTTAATTGTCTGGGGGTTTTACAAATGCGGTTAGTGGGTGATTTGCATATCCATTCCGTAGGAAGCGGTCATGCTTACAGCACCGTTGCTGAAATCATTGAGGCTGCCCGCGCGAAACAACTGCAGTTGATAGCAATTACGGACCACGGGCCCGCTATGCCAGGCGGGCCCCATCCTTACCATTTCGGCAACCTGTGTGTCCTGCCTGAAGAAGTAAAGGGAGTACGCCTGTTAAAAGGAGTAGAAGCCAATATTATGGACCGCCACGGGAACCTGGATTTAGGACAAAATTATCTGGAACAGCTGGATGTGGTTTTAGCCGGCTTTCACCCGGACTGTTTCCCGGCGGCAAGCAAAGAGGTATATACGGAAGCGCTCATAAATACGATTAGGAATCCCTTGGTGGACATAATTGTCCATCCTGGCAATCCCCAGTTTACCGTTGTATACGAGAAGATAGTCAAAGAAGCTGCCGGGGCAGGGGTGGCCCTGGAAATAAACAACAGTTCCCTGTGCGGCAGCAGGCAGGGCAGCGCTCCCAACTGCAGTTATATCGCTGAACTACTGGCTTCTTCCGGCGGACCTGTTTTCGTGGGCAGCGATGCCCACTGGGCAGCCGACGTGGGCAGGTTCGACCGGGCCGTGGAATTGCTCTTGAAAGCGGGCATAAAAGAAGAACAGGTTATAAATACATCGGTAGACAAGATTACCCAATATCTGGCCGGCAGAAGGCGGGCCAGAAAGCAGGTTAAGGAGCGGGGGGGCATTTCATATGGCCGGTAACAAAGAGCAGTACGTTATTGGCATTGACCTTGGCGGAACATTTATCAAGGGGGCTCTTTTCAACAGGCGTGGCAAAATGCTGGCCAAAAAAGAAATCCCCACCCTGGCGGCGGAAGGCGCCGAGGCCGTAGCGACAAAAATGGCGGGCCTGGCCCGGGACCTGCAGAAACAGGCAGGTGTGTCTATGGATATGGTCATCGGTATGGGCATAGGTTCGCCGGGGCAGATTGATGGCCGTACCGGCTGTGTAATCAGGTCAGGTAACCTCGGGTGGCATAATGTGTACATACTGGAAATGGTAAAGAAGCACATACCCTTGCCTCTTTTCCTGGAGAACGATGCAACGGCTGCGGCCCTTGGCGAAAAATGGTGCGGTGCAGGCCAACAGGCCGAGAATATGATCATGATGACGATTGGCACAGGGATAGGAGGCGGCATAATCATCAACGGCCGGCTTTACAGAGGGGCTTCTTCCGGCGCCGGAGAAATAGGCCATATGGTTATTCAGCCCGGGGGGCCGCTCTGCAGTTGCGGGAATAAAGGATGTCTGGAAGCTTTAGCCGCTGCACCGGCCATAATTAAAAGGGCTAAAGCTGCGCTGGCCGGGGGAACAGCATCTTTGCTGGCGGAAACTGTTGATTTTACTGTCAGGAATGTATTTGATGCGGTAGCGAAAGGCGACCCTGTAGCGACCAGGGTGGTGGATGAGACTGCTTATTATCTGGGAATAGGCGTGGGTAGTCTAATAAACATTTTTAACCCCGAACTGGTGATAATAGGCGGAGGTGTTTCCAAGGCGGGAGACCTTTTATTTATACCCCTTTGCAAATATGCTGAGCAAAATGCTTTACCGGCTCTCTGGCCCTCTGTTAGGATTGTTCCTGCCGCTTTGGGCAATGATGCCGGTAGCGTAGGGGCTGCTGCCGTTGCCTTACAAAGGCAGGGGTACGGTTTATATGTGTAAATTTTATTGGCTTATGCATTAACGAACCTCGCTATTCACATAATAAAGCGAGGTGTTTTTATGGAATTTTTTGCCGATTACCACACACATACAGTGTACAGCGACGGCGGCGGCACCATAGAGGAAAATGCCCGGGCCGCTAAGGAAAAAGGGCTTGAAGTATTAGGCATAACTGACCATGGACCTGCCAATATCGGTGTAGGCGTAAAAAATGCCGACACTTACCTGGAAATAAAGGAAGAAATTGAAGCAGTCCGTTTAAAAATCCCGGAACTGAAAATCTTATGCGGGGCAGAAGCTAATATTACAGG contains the following coding sequences:
- a CDS encoding amylo-alpha-1,6-glucosidase; translation: MIFGRIEAGNVERGIYKNWIVTNGLGGFAAGTIIGANNSKYHGLLFAALRPPGERTLLLAKLEEEVLLRGKSYQLGANETATGVYPTGFKYIQTFELNPFPHFTYVVEDVMLEKYIFMVYGSNTTVVRYSVFCPDDTDFTLKITPFVNCRHYHHTVRKNDWPFHQVTRQNGTFIEAYPGAPRLHLYSDRAFYAKGPGYWFENIFYRTESRRGLDPWEDHYMPGSFLVNLKNGDSVSIIASTEEKEISNSLLKQVEAEKRLAQLVEKAGYHDEFAARLVLAADSFIVHRQSTQAKTIIAGYPWFTDWGRDAMIALPGLTLVTRRFEEAKEILRTFAKYCKDGLIPNMFPDEGMEPLYNTVDAPLWFFFAVYKYLQYTGDDEFVRDTIFPVLKEIIDHYQKGTHFNIHMDDDGLIAAGTEGTQLTWMDAKVGDWVVTPREGKPVEINALWFNALQVTALLARKYGEEARDYSSLSNKVRKNFVQVFWNEEGKYLYDVVKGDYKDAAIRPNQIFAVSLPFSLLDHSREAAVVKTVWRRLYCSYGLRSLAPGFPGYKGVYEGDVVARDAAYHQGTGWSWLIGHFITAYRKVNDYSAQSREVAQQFILPFKAHLREHGLGSISEIFDGDPPFRPKGCFSQAWGVAEVLRAYVEDVLEASQKGQS
- a CDS encoding bifunctional phosphoglucose/phosphomannose isomerase, with amino-acid sequence MTNGVDLNQEALIAGNDPGGMLKALWNLPEQCEEAERIAQAIDVNFTATEIKNVMVTGLGGSAIGGDLLRVYAGGKAAVPVIVNRDYTLPAFVDASTLLFAVSYSGNTEETLSAYAQAKEKGAKIIVLTTGGKLGQMAEADGYPVIKVPGGISPRAATGYLLIPTIVIMAKIGLLPDAGDEIKDLTGHLRVLREHLKPAVPVEQNLAKQLATRFYNRLPVIWGVSGTTEVVAQRWKGQINENAKAPAYWAVLPELNHNEIVGFEKPENVLKQLEVVILRDRADHPRVQKRIEISKTIIKDAVSGVTEVYSSGNSSLARTFSLTYTGDYMSVYLATLYGIDPTPVKMIDFLKQKLAED
- a CDS encoding phosphatase, producing MRLVGDLHIHSVGSGHAYSTVAEIIEAARAKQLQLIAITDHGPAMPGGPHPYHFGNLCVLPEEVKGVRLLKGVEANIMDRHGNLDLGQNYLEQLDVVLAGFHPDCFPAASKEVYTEALINTIRNPLVDIIVHPGNPQFTVVYEKIVKEAAGAGVALEINNSSLCGSRQGSAPNCSYIAELLASSGGPVFVGSDAHWAADVGRFDRAVELLLKAGIKEEQVINTSVDKITQYLAGRRRARKQVKERGGISYGR
- a CDS encoding ROK family protein; this encodes MAGNKEQYVIGIDLGGTFIKGALFNRRGKMLAKKEIPTLAAEGAEAVATKMAGLARDLQKQAGVSMDMVIGMGIGSPGQIDGRTGCVIRSGNLGWHNVYILEMVKKHIPLPLFLENDATAAALGEKWCGAGQQAENMIMMTIGTGIGGGIIINGRLYRGASSGAGEIGHMVIQPGGPLCSCGNKGCLEALAAAPAIIKRAKAALAGGTASLLAETVDFTVRNVFDAVAKGDPVATRVVDETAYYLGIGVGSLINIFNPELVIIGGGVSKAGDLLFIPLCKYAEQNALPALWPSVRIVPAALGNDAGSVGAAAVALQRQGYGLYV